Below is a genomic region from Betta splendens chromosome 8, fBetSpl5.4, whole genome shotgun sequence.
cagaagaaaaacattacAAGACTGTAGGAGTCTCTGTTTCCATGGCATGATGGGAAACAAATCACTTACAGGTTGGTGTGGAGCAGAAACATGTCGTCCAGCATCCCATTCCagcctttgttgttttcttggcGAAACCTCAGCTGCTTCCACCAGAGGCTCAGCTCCATTGTAGCAGATGATACAACaagtaaaagaagaagaagaaacacctCACAGACTAAAATGACACAGCGCCAGGAAGGGATACAAGAAGCAACTCAACAAAGcatttgtgtctctgctgaagcagcagtaGCGTGTGGTGGAGCGTCCTCTGGGAGGCAGGTCCATCGCCTCCATCCAGTCACCTGCATGGCCTCTGCAGCCTTTGTGCAGCATCATCATTCTCATTCTAGTGAAGCAAAGTCAAAACTAGTGTGGAAAGTGCAAACGTTGTTTTGACACCTGCTTTAGATTTAAAGTTGATAAGACCTCCTAGTAGAAATGCTTCAGACCCGCTCGGATGGAAGCAGGACTGATGCTTGGCGGCTCCGGGTTTCACCAGAGGGTGCAgcctcttcagcagcagaaatggaAAATTATGTTGGTTCAGTTGAGGTTTACCAGTGCACACACCTTTCTATCTctgtcctgtctccttcctcttcaccctctacacctcagacttcaggtacaactcagattcctgtcatctccagaagttctctgatgactctgctattgtaggacgtatccaggggGGTGATGTCAGAGCGTAtcaggaagtggtggacagctttggactggtgtggacagaaccacctccaactaaacatctctctttctaagtcccatcagaactctggctgcaggattTTGAATTAGCTCCAGTAAGGAGCTAGTgattgactttaggaaatctggaaGTGCTGTCACagctctcactattaaaaataaagaggtggaggtcgtgaccaagtacaaatacctgggagtgaacttggacaataaactggactggaaaaagaacttcTCATCTGTGaaccagaaggctcagagcaggatgtacttcctgaggaggctcaggtcctttaacgtctgcagctccatgctgaggatgttctatgagtctgtgggtccagtgttctacgctgtggtctgtggggcagcagcatgaatgtagcagacagtaacagactggacaaagtgatcaggagggctggttctgttctggggtggagctggaccccctacatgctgtagctgagaggaggatgctggtccaactcctctctatagacaacacctccaccccccacacagtgtgtggctggacaaaggagcaccttcagccacagctgatcagtattaggttctccacagaacgccaccagagaACCTTCATACCGGTGCTATCAGTCTGTCAGAGATCAacacggtggaggacccaaacgcacagcacaaACAGGACTTGACTTGAAGGGATTTATTTtgagcgtggtcaggcaggcaaaggtcagtacacagaACATCCAAATGCTCCAGCGAAgatacaggcagggacaagacAGAGGCACGGTCAAAACAACAGACTGAACTGGTACACGGCAGGACTTACTTATGAACGCTGGAGAGTAGGCATGGGTACGTAAACTAACACTCTGGCAATGGGCTATGGCTGGTGATCGCATGACTGGAAAGCAAAGGTAAACTAAGCTAAAACTAAACTAAggtaaacaggaaatggcaaccTAAAGATACAGACTTCAtccatgtataataaaactatagctagtaattaaatgtaaatgtgtgtagatgtgttaacATTCTTATCGTTAATCTCCTTTGCCTTCTTGTGTACCTGcaactgtgacagcaatcaaagtgtgcaaaataatttccttcTGGGATTATTAGTTTTTGAAGGCTTTataatcttgaatcttgaatgttcacacaaataaagcaacaGGGTTGAGTGGAGCCAGCGTCACGCTCGGACCAGTTGGTGGGCTGCACCTCTTCTAGTGGCATCCATGGCATCACGGTTGCTTCTGATTCACACCTCATAGAACCAAATCTATCTGGCAGAGGGAGATAGTTTCCTAACCAGAGAAAGGCGGCAGGGGCTCAGTTTCTGCCATTGTTCAGATCCAGGCATCGTCGTAATGAGAAGTGCAGAAATCTCAGTCTCAATAGGAATCTAGTGGAAAACGTAGCTCATACGGCAGCTGTGACTGACTCACGCTGAAACAGGTCCTGACCGCGGCTTCAGAGCCATGGGCTCGTTTACACACATTTAAGGGGGTTTTCAATGTCTAGTTCTCATTCTTTTTCTAAACGTATCATGTCTAACATTTTCCCAGCTGTAGCGCCACATAGTGACGTTATCATCTCTTCAGGACAAGCATGACTCAGACACGTTCAGCTTATGTCTAAGATCATTTATTAGACATTCTCTGTCAAAGGACAAAAGACACAGTACACAAATGTTACAAAGACCATCACGTCTGATGAGACAGCAAAGCTGGGTCAGGACCCGAGAGGTTTGATTAGTCTGTAGATTCATTGAGTGACAGGCTCAGTTCAGAGGTTTACCTGCATCATCACCTTCATAGTATCAGCTAGATTATCACAGCTACATTTGCGTCTGTGCATAGAGCGATCAAATGAATCAAACACAGGCATAGAAATAAACCACTAAAAATTGAAGCCTAGAGAAGATCTGTTGATCTCAGAGCTTCTGGACAGTGGCCAGATGCCTTCTTCAGTTCCCATCATAAACCCTGAGGCTGGTTCTTTGGTTGCCCAGGTTCACGATACTGAACAGAAGTTTTAAGATGGTCATTTCAGACTCTAACTAAAATACTGCCAAAAATACTGTATTAGTCTTTATGTCCTTTAGCTTGTGCGCCTTTAAAGCCCAAGATGATGTGACGAAGCAGCTTCCACTGGGTCAGGCGCTTAGAACTGCGCTTCCTCATGACAGTTACTGACGTTgaatcaggctgcagctggtttCCCTCGACTCTCTCTATGGAGGTTTTGTTGCAGTGGTTCCTCTTCGGCTCCATTTGATCCTTTCTGTGCTCAATCCTACAGAAATGCATTGGTGGCAAATGTTTCATTAAAGGCAACCTGTGGTTCAGTTATTAGACTAATAGGTTTTGTAGTCGAGACGCTGGGTCATGAACAGAGCAGTCGTCTTTGTTGACGTCTGTGTGTTGCAAATCTAGTTTCCATTTTAGTCAGTTTGCACTCAATGCACTTACCTCAGGAACCACTGGTTCTTTGGGCCAATGCAGAGACCAGACGTACCAAACCGAGGCAACAGACGCCGCGgcagcctcctctccatcatcaGCGTGGTGGCCACCACCTGCACCATGAGAGGACATGACAAGATGGGTGTCTCTGTGATAacatgcatcatcatcatcatcatcctgtctGTCACCTGAGTTCTCCAGAGCTCGTCTCTCTCCTGACCCACCCTGGACATGGTGTCATTCAGCATCACCACAAAGACATTTAGCAGAAGGATGGAGCCGAACACAGTTAGAGAAACATCGATCATATAAAGAACTGGGGGCGTGAGGATGGATTCATCTATGGGCAGATTAATGAAGGTCGTGATAACTTCAAACTGGGAGAAAAACATCACGGGCAGACTGGTGTAGTCTGGAATAGACATCAGCGTCTGGGTCATATAATGCGTCCACACGGCTGGGAaggaaacacacattcatgtcacagctacaaaaatgtgtttgtacgACTTCAGAGGATTAAAGAGCAGCCAGTTACTAACCTGTGGCATAACCAATGTCCACAATGATCAGCAGCCACATGAATTTCAGCAGGTCTTCAAATATCATCTAGAGGAAATAAGGCACAAGGTGAATCTGAACAAAGTGTGAATTaaacactgtgtctgtgtaaacaaTTACTCCTACACCAAAGTCCAGGCTGAGCTGCCTCCCACCTTCTGCACCACGATCACCAAAGGACCCAGCATTTCAAAACCCCGAGCGAAGAACAAGACGTTGCACCAGCCCAGAACCAAGCACACGGCCATGACGGACATCTCCTGTTGCACCTGGCACAGTCTGAACACGCACAGCAGGACCACCAAGCCTCCGTAGACGATCCTgctcaacacagcagcacaaaggtcACAAGCTTTTCCCACAGgggcctggtgctgctgccacAAGCCTCGCTTCTCACAGGATGACGTGGAAGGGGCCTCCCAGCGCCGTCTGGCCGAAGTAGCGCTTGGCTCCCACCCTCAGTATGTCTGGGATCTGTGGGCGAGACCAGCACAGCCGGACGTGAGAGCGGCAGCAGCCGGACGCTGAGAGCAGTGAGCGGCTTCGTTCCTTCACCTCTAACAGGATCATTGCTACGGCTCCCACCACGCTGATGATCTCCCCCCCCATCCGCACGTGGTCTCCATACGTCACATAGCTCTCCTGACCAGACAGGACACAGCTGGCTTTACACCCACACTCATTGTTTCAGCTCCACACAACATGTATCTCACTACATTCGTAGGCTTGGTTCTGAGAGACCCACGAGTCGAGGACACGTCCACCTGCTTGTTTTACTTTGACTGACGCACATTGAGGCTTTTCTGGACATAGATGGTGTTGAAGCTGTAGTTAGTGACAGGTTTGGGGTAGTCAGCAGGGATGTCCTTCAGAGGACGCAACACACAACACGCTGTGAAGATGGAGATGTAGAGCAGATACACAAAGAGCAGCATCCTGGACAGAAGCAGAACAACAGTGAACCGAGGCCTCACACGCTGGAAGCCACACACCGACACCTCACGCTACCTGAAGTAGTGTTTTCCGTACAGGTTCCACTTCAGACt
It encodes:
- the LOC114860170 gene encoding transient receptor potential cation channel subfamily V member 6-like isoform X1, with the translated sequence MSASSSFNCWWRQPKFCFQRKKSWNQTVDESFMFHTKTSNEIPLFYAALKNDVKGVRGFLQVSSTDVFERGAFGETSLHVAVMNDNLEAAVALMDAAPELVDEPMTSELFQGLTPLHIAVINQNLSLVQHLIDRGADVNTPRATGLYFQKRKGGLFFYGEHILSFAACTGNKDIVSLLIDAGASTRVQDHKGNTLLHVLVLQPNQETACRTFDLLMACDAECDPSLPLDKVLNVRGLTPFKLAAKKGNVAVFQHLVNRRRVFQCSLGPVTSNLYDLTEIDSWADNDSVLDVVVCSRHREARRILEVTPVKQLISLKWNLYGKHYFRMLLFVYLLYISIFTACCVLRPLKDIPADYPKPVTNYSFNTIYVQKSLNESYVTYGDHVRMGGEIISVVGAVAMILLEIPDILRVGAKRYFGQTALGGPFHVILIVYGGLVVLLCVFRLCQVQQEMSVMAVCLVLGWCNVLFFARGFEMLGPLVIVVQKMIFEDLLKFMWLLIIVDIGYATAVWTHYMTQTLMSIPDYTSLPVMFFSQFEVITTFINLPIDESILTPPVLYMIDVSLTVFGSILLLNVFVVMLNDTMSRVGQERDELWRTQVTDRMMMMMMHVITETPILSCPLMVQVVATTLMMERRLPRRLLPRFGTSGLCIGPKNQWFLRIEHRKDQMEPKRNHCNKTSIERVEGNQLQPDSTSVTVMRKRSSKRLTQWKLLRHIILGFKGAQAKGHKD
- the LOC114860170 gene encoding transient receptor potential cation channel subfamily V member 6-like isoform X2; its protein translation is MSASSSFNCWWRQPKFCFQRKKSWNQTVDESFMFHTKTSNEIPLFYAALKNDVKGVRGFLQVSSTDVFERGAFGETSLHVAVMNDNLEAAVALMDAAPELVDEPMTSELFQGLTPLHIAVINQNLSLVQHLIDRGADVNTPRATGLYFQKRKGGLFFYGEHILSFAACTGNKDIVSLLIDAGASTRVQDHKGNTLLHVLVLQPNQETACRTFDLLMACDAECDPSLPLDKVLNVRGLTPFKLAAKKGNVAVFQHLVNRRRVFQCSLGPVTSNLYDLTEIDSWADNDSVLDVVVCSRHREARRILEVTPVKQLISLKWNLYGKHYFRMLLFVYLLYISIFTACCVLRPLKDIPADYPKPVTNYSFNTIYVQKSLNESYVTYGDHVRMGGEIISVVGAVAMILLEIPDILRVGAKRYFGQTALGGPFHVILIVYGGLVVLLCVFRLCQVQQEMSVMAVCLVLGWCNVLFFARGFEMLGPLVIVVQKMIFEDLLKFMWLLIIVDIGYATAVWTHYMTQTLMSIPDYTSLPVMFFSQFEVITTFINLPIDESILTPPVLYMIDVSLTVFGSILLLNVFVVMLNDTMSRVGQERDELWRTQVVATTLMMERRLPRRLLPRFGTSGLCIGPKNQWFLRIEHRKDQMEPKRNHCNKTSIERVEGNQLQPDSTSVTVMRKRSSKRLTQWKLLRHIILGFKGAQAKGHKD